The following coding sequences lie in one Synechococcus sp. CC9902 genomic window:
- a CDS encoding DUF4332 domain-containing protein — translation MTSPRAQPFNDLPQSFRREQQELVRAGITTWPEVQAIDELQLSRLARSGLASARNLKRLRGIATLVCALDLPPQDAALLMHAGIASISALASCTPERLMRQTGRLERSLGTRRQAVVDLNVARDWIQRAKQLMN, via the coding sequence ATGACATCGCCCAGAGCGCAGCCCTTCAACGATCTGCCCCAGTCCTTCCGACGGGAACAGCAAGAACTCGTGCGAGCAGGAATCACAACATGGCCTGAGGTTCAAGCCATTGATGAGCTGCAACTCAGTCGTCTTGCCCGGAGTGGGTTGGCATCAGCGCGCAACCTCAAGCGATTGCGGGGCATCGCAACGTTGGTTTGTGCGCTCGACCTTCCCCCCCAGGATGCAGCTCTTCTGATGCACGCTGGGATCGCTTCGATTTCTGCCTTGGCCAGTTGCACTCCGGAACGCTTAATGCGACAAACAGGACGGCTTGAGCGAAGCCTGGGAACACGTCGCCAAGCCGTTGTCGATCTGAACGTCGCTCGAGACTGGATTCAACGAGCCAAACAACTTATGAACTGA
- a CDS encoding Ycf51 family protein — protein sequence MALDQLLLTAAPWLAWTGLGLAGLTVVGFLARWGIRFRLVGISSFTFLLAISSWAFGVSYTPPVVIEGAVRAPIVFDNGSDLVVAQIPIDIDPSTITPTLEQIAGNLRGSGRGSRTVVVRLRGIESVEEGLGRPVILGETIRDFQTASAE from the coding sequence ATGGCCCTTGATCAGCTGCTCCTCACCGCAGCGCCATGGCTGGCCTGGACAGGCCTCGGGCTCGCTGGTCTCACCGTGGTGGGATTTCTCGCTCGTTGGGGCATTCGCTTCCGACTTGTGGGGATTAGCAGCTTTACTTTTTTGTTGGCCATCAGCAGCTGGGCCTTCGGTGTTAGTTACACCCCGCCGGTTGTGATTGAGGGAGCTGTGCGGGCTCCGATTGTTTTTGATAACGGCAGCGACCTTGTCGTCGCGCAAATCCCAATCGACATCGATCCTTCGACAATCACCCCAACGCTTGAACAAATCGCAGGCAATTTGCGTGGATCTGGACGAGGTAGCCGCACCGTTGTTGTGCGATTAAGGGGAATCGAATCTGTCGAAGAAGGCTTGGGACGCCCTGTGATTCTTGGTGAAACCATTCGTGATTTCCAAACCGCTTCAGCGGAATGA